In one window of Hevea brasiliensis isolate MT/VB/25A 57/8 chromosome 10, ASM3005281v1, whole genome shotgun sequence DNA:
- the LOC110634472 gene encoding uncharacterized protein LOC110634472 — MDATFFSPTSVFSDSQKISQQYHGVKNTSDEPQKNGNRSFWTVCPYCYCLHEYDGIYEECCLRCQNCRRPFHGVAVPPPPVGVVVEGKEQYYCGVGYFPLRYDFEGCLGGKKGESGGGDSCFDEKKGNNEAFKEVVENVVVISDDSDDDLGNQETGEDKNGENSGLGVEGEMVKNGVDRVHGNVRVGEAESVMQGSVRIEVKKEGMKVMGKVKWVARNTMKVMGKGKKYIKLESRGESGNRRGA, encoded by the coding sequence ATGGATGCAACATTCTTTTCACCAACATCTGTGTTTTCAGACTCACAAAAGATATCCCAACAATACCATGGGGTCAAAAACACTAGCGATGAACCCCAGAAGAATGGAAACAGGTCATTTTGGACCGTGTGCCCCTACTGTTATTGCCTGCATGAGTATGATGGGATTTACGAGGAGTGTTGTTTGAGGTGTCAAAACTGTAGGAGGCCCTTTCATGGGGTCGCAGTGCCGCCGCCTCCGGTGGGTGTGGTGGTGGAAGGGAAGGAGCAGTATTATTGTGGGGTTGGGTATTTTCCGTTGAGGTACGATTTTGAAGGTTGCTTGGGTGGCAAGAAAGGGGAAAGTGGTGGCGGTGATTCTTGCTTCgatgaaaagaaaggaaataatgaGGCGTTTAAAGAAGTTGTGGAGAATGTGGTGGTAATCTCTGATGATAGTGATGATGATTTAGGCAATCAAGAGACTGGAGAAGACAAAAATGGGGAAAATAGTGGCCTGGGCGTAGAAGGAGAGATGGTGAAGAATGGGGTTGATAGAGTCCATGGGAATGTGAGAGTTGGTGAGGCAGAGTCTGTGATGCAAGGGAGTGTGAGAATAGAGGTAAAAAAAGAGGGGATGAAGGTGATGGGGAAAGTTAAGTGGGTGGCAAGGAACACGATGAAGGTGATGGGGAAGGGGAAGAAATATATAAAGCTGGAGTCAAGGGGGGAATCTGGGAATCGGAGGGGCGCGTAA